In a single window of the Pseudodesulfovibrio profundus genome:
- a CDS encoding HD domain-containing phosphohydrolase yields MASNITMTEASEPIGGAKQGVKIAVVLAFVLVLSAGMAFLGGRAIDEKRQVTLDNQEKRLRLLAHGRAQMVEAWLENLSQQGDRLIKSDLFRLYAAEVDSINGDLASIFGAIPGQDVDSGVPELAQQLPMMQNMLREFSAYAGFVNARILNREGDAYIATDGHLPPMLAEQVAQASEAIRTKSPRFSPLRKTGQGVELDVYVPIFPPDDTDGEQAPVGTLMITRQVSGQITELLSNSSLSAEGEKTRLMQRMGNVYREVTPWTASGFSDVVADISLNEDNILPFAQRSSLSDESSKVFSMAVPVNGPQWWIVQEAGAQGVLGPIESYSGTVYVVTGLGVLTAFLMAGLAWWVMAGVQSKRVAAEFKALALQIEDQKRFIDSINANIEEFITLKDAEGKYTYVNDAFALAVGRSRDEIIGMDGVAVFGYDTAKRLSSMDDIVLMENRQVVVNESVFLRSQRYRFQIAKSPYCGADGTCIGIVEVYRDMTEFVAIQEKNRRLIRRAMEALGSTIEAADPYLGGHTKLLAGLSVEVARHMHLPETDVVEIETAANLSQIGKMFVPNEILTKPGKLTPEEKATMENHVEHAYRILKDIDIAEGVLIAIYQMSEHVDGSGYPKKLTGNEIILPARILSSLNAFCAMIRPRSYRGAKSPEDALGILLQENTKYDQDVVHALGEVLKTPTGERVLREEL; encoded by the coding sequence ATGGCATCAAACATTACCATGACCGAAGCGTCCGAACCGATAGGAGGGGCCAAACAAGGCGTAAAAATTGCCGTTGTTTTGGCTTTTGTGCTGGTTTTGTCCGCGGGGATGGCTTTTCTGGGTGGCCGGGCCATCGATGAAAAGCGTCAGGTGACCCTGGATAATCAGGAGAAACGGCTTCGACTCCTCGCCCACGGGCGGGCTCAGATGGTCGAGGCGTGGCTGGAGAATCTTTCTCAGCAGGGTGACCGGCTGATTAAGTCGGACCTGTTCCGGCTCTACGCCGCTGAAGTTGATTCGATCAACGGCGACCTGGCATCCATTTTCGGGGCAATTCCCGGGCAGGATGTCGACAGCGGCGTGCCTGAATTGGCCCAGCAGTTGCCGATGATGCAGAACATGCTGCGCGAATTTTCCGCCTATGCCGGGTTCGTCAATGCACGAATCCTCAACCGGGAAGGCGACGCTTATATCGCCACGGATGGTCATCTGCCTCCCATGCTCGCCGAACAGGTGGCACAGGCCTCCGAGGCTATCCGCACGAAGTCCCCACGGTTCTCGCCCCTCAGAAAAACCGGGCAGGGAGTTGAGCTGGACGTATACGTGCCCATCTTCCCGCCGGACGATACCGATGGCGAACAGGCACCGGTTGGTACCCTGATGATTACACGACAGGTCTCGGGGCAGATCACTGAACTGCTTTCCAATTCGTCCCTGTCGGCTGAAGGTGAGAAAACCCGCCTTATGCAGCGCATGGGCAATGTGTACAGGGAAGTGACACCCTGGACCGCTTCGGGGTTCTCGGATGTGGTGGCTGATATTTCTTTGAATGAGGACAACATCCTGCCCTTTGCCCAGCGGAGCAGTCTGTCGGATGAGAGCAGCAAGGTGTTCTCCATGGCTGTCCCGGTGAATGGGCCGCAGTGGTGGATCGTTCAGGAAGCCGGAGCACAAGGTGTTCTCGGCCCCATCGAGAGCTACAGTGGTACGGTCTATGTGGTCACCGGACTGGGTGTACTGACCGCCTTCCTGATGGCCGGGCTTGCCTGGTGGGTCATGGCCGGGGTGCAGTCAAAACGTGTTGCAGCCGAATTCAAGGCGCTGGCGTTGCAGATCGAGGACCAGAAGCGGTTCATCGACTCAATCAATGCCAATATCGAAGAGTTCATCACGCTCAAGGATGCCGAAGGCAAGTACACGTACGTCAATGATGCCTTTGCCCTGGCTGTGGGCAGAAGCCGGGACGAGATCATCGGCATGGATGGCGTGGCAGTGTTTGGCTACGATACGGCCAAGCGCCTCTCTTCCATGGACGATATCGTTCTGATGGAAAATCGGCAGGTTGTCGTTAACGAGTCGGTCTTCCTGCGTTCTCAGCGTTACCGTTTCCAGATAGCGAAATCTCCTTATTGCGGTGCAGATGGCACCTGCATCGGCATTGTCGAAGTGTATCGCGATATGACGGAATTTGTCGCCATACAGGAGAAGAACCGTCGGCTTATCCGTCGGGCCATGGAGGCTCTTGGTTCCACCATTGAAGCGGCAGATCCCTATCTGGGTGGTCACACAAAGCTGCTGGCCGGTTTATCGGTCGAGGTGGCTCGCCACATGCATTTGCCCGAGACCGATGTGGTGGAAATTGAAACCGCGGCCAACCTCTCTCAGATAGGCAAGATGTTCGTGCCCAATGAGATTCTGACCAAACCCGGGAAGCTGACTCCTGAGGAAAAGGCGACCATGGAAAATCATGTGGAGCACGCCTACCGCATCCTCAAGGATATCGATATTGCCGAAGGGGTGCTCATCGCCATTTACCAGATGAGTGAACATGTCGACGGCAGCGGGTATCCCAAGAAGCTGACAGGTAATGAAATCATTTTGCCTGCACGCATCCTGTCATCCCTCAACGCGTTTTGCGCCATGATTCGCCCCCGTTCATATCGCGGGGCCAAATCACCTGAGGATGCGCTGGGAATCCTGTTGCAGGAAAATACCAAATACGATCAGGACGTTGTTCACGCATTGGGCGAAGTGCTCAAAACCCCCACAGGGGAGCGCGTACTACGCGAAGAGTTGTAA